A single genomic interval of Alligator mississippiensis isolate rAllMis1 chromosome 15, rAllMis1, whole genome shotgun sequence harbors:
- the LOC106737841 gene encoding immunoglobulin kappa light chain: MPRQVLLPWFEHSTPGAAPKALGVQLHLHQPQWFLVVEVGGTAEIHCSSSKDMEGGTKLQWYLRRVGEAPILIKKCKEQNESRFACKYQKPNATLEIKNIQRKDSGIYYCAFVASSNLTFGKGTTVTVGDSFTDNSSVLLLGPGAGENGATDPAHLACVIRGVSNLVQVSWHVPGEEPAQGLLHSLEASNGSLTLIHHISIPWASWASGATITCEVTFNSSGSSVTRHAVYSALGSAVLLFTVSLSLIWIHCPSRWGKKQRVAPRRSLGITSGLTFAERQG, translated from the exons ATGCCacgccaggtcctgctgccatggttcGAGCACTCCACTCCTGGTGCTGCTCCTAAAG CGTTGGGAGTCCAGTTACATCTGCACCAGCCTCAGTGGTTCCTGGTTGTGGAAGTCGGTGGGACAGCAGAGATCCACTGCTCCTCCAGCAAGGACATGGAAGGGGGAACAAAATTGCAGTGGTATCTGAGAAGGGTGGGTGAGGCTCCCATATTAATTAAAAAGTGCAAGGAGCAAAATGAGAGCAGATTTGCTTGCAAGTATCAGAAACCCAACGCAACACTCGAAATCAAGAATATCCAAAGGAAGGACTCTGGCATTTATTACTGTGCATTTGTAGCCAGCAGCAACTTGACGTTTGGGAAGGGAACCACAGTGACTGTTGGAG ACAGCTTCACCGACAACAGCTCCGTGCTGCTCCTGGGCCCTGGTGCAGGGGAGAACGGAGCCACAGATCCTGCACATCTGGCCTGTGTGATCCGGGGTGTCTCCAACCTGGTCCAGGTGTCCTGGCACGTTCCTGGAGAggagccagcccaggggctgctgcactCACTGGAAGCCAGTAATGGGTCCTTAACACTCATCCATCACATCAGCATcccctgggccagctgggccagtggggcaaCCATCACCTGCGAGGTCACATTCAACTCATCTGGCAGCAGCGTTACCAGACATGCCGTCTATTCTGCAT TGGGCAGTGCTGTGCTGCTGTTCACGGTGTCCCTGAGTCTCATCTGGATCCACTGCCCATCCCGATGGGGTAAGAAACAGCGCGTGGCCCCCAGACGCTCCCTGGGCATCACCAGTGGGCTCACCTTTGCGGAACGACAAGGCTGA
- the LOC132245614 gene encoding immunoglobulin alpha-2 heavy chain-like, whose amino-acid sequence MEGRQYVLWYVRRVGKAPTCIKDCVDDKNVSKFSCKHQTRSTSLIIRDSERNESGIYYCAYDLGSSWTFGNGTTVIVGDSFTHSSSMPLLAPVTGQNGATEPAHLACVIQGISNLVWVSWHVPGEEPAQGLPRLLEAHDGSLTLIHGISIPWASWASGAAVICQVTFNSSGSSVTRRATYKLAARSAPCVMLPVVAVGSALLLVTVPESHLDPLPSQMGIPAQEASTLHLPGKSGRTHIRGPGVRPAD is encoded by the exons ATGGAAGGGAGACAGTATGTACTGTGGTATGTGAGAAGAGTGGGTAAGGCTCCCACGTGCATTAAGGACTGTGTGGACGATAAAAATGTGAGCAAATTTTCTTGCAAGCATCAGACTCGCAGCACATCACTGATAATCAGGGACAGCGAAAGGAATGAGTCTGGCATTTATTACTGTGCATATGACCTTGGCAGCTCATGGACTTTTGGGAACGGAACCACGGTGATCGTTGGAG ACAGCTTCACCCACAGCAGCTCCATGCCGCTTCTGGCCCCTGTTACAGGGCAGAATGGAGCCACGGAGCCTGCACATCTGGCCTGTGTGATCCAGGGTATCTCCAACCTCGTCTGGGTGTCCTGGCACGTTCCCGGAGAGGAGCCAGCCCAGGGTCTGCCACGCTTGTTGGAAGCCCATGATGGGTCCTTAACACTCATCCATGGCATCAGCATcccctgggccagctgggccagtggggcagcCGTCATCTGCCAGGTCACATTCAACTCATCTGGCAGCAGCGTTACCAGACGTGCCACATATAAAC TTGCAGCTCGCTCCGCACCCTGCGTCATGCTCCCTGTCGTGGCAGTgggcagtgccctgctgctggtcACGGTGCCTGAGTCTCATCTGGATCCACTGCCCTCCCAGATGGG GATCCCAGCCCAGGAAGCCAGCACCTTGCATCTCCCAGGGAAATCAG GACGGACTCATATACGTGGACCTGGAGTTAGACCTGCTGACTAA